Proteins from one Mucilaginibacter jinjuensis genomic window:
- a CDS encoding phosphopantetheine-binding protein, whose product MEKEALKEQLKGQIIKFLNLTDLSPADIKDDEPLFGDGLGLDSIDSLELIVLLKKEYGITIKDPKDGRKVLVDVNSMADYILEHSSK is encoded by the coding sequence ATGGAAAAAGAAGCGCTGAAAGAACAGCTAAAAGGTCAGATCATCAAATTCTTAAACTTAACAGACCTTAGCCCGGCCGATATTAAAGATGATGAGCCGCTATTCGGCGATGGTTTAGGTTTAGATTCTATCGATTCATTAGAGCTAATCGTATTATTGAAAAAAGAATACGGCATTACCATTAAAGATCCTAAAGATGGGCGTAAGGTTTTGGTTGATGTAAATTCAATGGCTGATTATATTTTAGAGCATTCGAGTAAATAA
- a CDS encoding ABC transporter permease has translation MYKLKATIIKDIRILLRDKVGIALMFVMPIILVVIVTSIQNSTFQLVNKNRIAMMVCNRDTGKLSTQLIKSIDKIGMFKMISIPKSESEEAIKNRMRGKDALLAIVIPADYTQKITAKAKNVSGKALNSFGLQGDTASKKISVNPLTMYFQPILQQSYRFSINGALRSALQIVESRETLRQLYFAINEKPLPEALEKDLLNNQTNINEVPVSISGGTIMPNASQHNVPAWTIFAMFFIIISLGGSVVREKLSGSFIRLKTLPTDFMVALISKQITYLGVTVLQAAVIFSMGIWLFPLIGLPALNLPSDYFALLVVTLVCGWCAVSYAICMGVYAHTQEQANGFGAVSIVILAAIGGLLVPSFAMPDGFKTIAVISPLHWSIEAYYRLFLEGGKLKDVIPNLLPLLGITVLIQLAAYIGLKKKNLI, from the coding sequence ATGTATAAATTAAAGGCAACCATTATTAAAGACATCAGGATCTTGCTTCGCGATAAAGTAGGGATTGCGCTGATGTTTGTGATGCCGATTATATTGGTGGTTATTGTTACCAGTATCCAGAACAGCACCTTTCAACTGGTAAATAAGAACCGCATTGCCATGATGGTTTGCAACCGGGATACCGGCAAGCTGAGTACGCAGCTGATCAAATCGATCGATAAGATCGGGATGTTCAAGATGATCAGCATTCCAAAGAGTGAATCGGAAGAAGCCATCAAAAACCGCATGCGAGGCAAAGATGCATTGCTGGCTATCGTGATCCCGGCTGATTATACACAGAAGATTACAGCTAAAGCTAAAAACGTATCGGGCAAAGCGCTAAACAGTTTCGGCTTGCAGGGTGATACTGCAAGTAAGAAGATTTCGGTGAACCCGCTGACGATGTACTTCCAGCCGATTTTGCAGCAATCGTACAGATTCTCAATCAATGGCGCTTTACGCAGTGCATTGCAAATTGTTGAAAGCCGCGAAACACTGCGCCAACTCTACTTCGCCATTAACGAAAAGCCTTTGCCCGAAGCTTTAGAGAAAGACCTGCTGAATAACCAGACCAATATTAACGAGGTTCCTGTGTCTATCAGCGGAGGTACTATTATGCCTAATGCCTCGCAACACAATGTACCCGCCTGGACGATATTTGCCATGTTCTTCATCATTATTTCGCTTGGTGGTAGTGTAGTTAGGGAGAAGTTAAGCGGCAGCTTTATCCGCCTTAAAACGCTACCAACCGATTTTATGGTGGCACTCATCTCTAAACAAATTACCTACCTGGGCGTTACTGTGCTGCAAGCCGCGGTCATATTTTCGATGGGGATCTGGTTGTTCCCTTTAATTGGATTACCAGCTTTAAATCTGCCGAGCGATTATTTTGCGCTGTTGGTGGTAACCTTAGTTTGTGGTTGGTGCGCGGTAAGCTATGCGATATGTATGGGGGTTTATGCACATACGCAGGAGCAGGCCAACGGTTTCGGCGCGGTATCTATCGTCATACTGGCAGCCATTGGTGGTTTGTTAGTGCCAAGTTTTGCCATGCCGGATGGTTTTAAAACGATTGCTGTGATTTCGCCATTACACTGGAGCATTGAGGCTTACTACCGCTTATTTTTAGAAGGCGGAAAACTAAAAGATGTAATCCCAAATCTGCTACCTTTGCTGGGCATTACCGTGCTGATACAACTGGCAGCATACATTGGATTAAAAAAGAAGAACCTGATTTAG
- a CDS encoding ABC transporter ATP-binding protein translates to MADLAVDIQNLNFSYTEDAGVHFAGLNLQIPKGERFGIFGPNGAGKTTLMSLMTGLISAESGSIKLLGQPIGIKKDKAVNKLFGFVPQDFSFYQELSPAENLEFFGAWAGLTKKQTDQRTTELLEVLGLQDVRNQPVEKFSGGMKRRVNLAIGVIHNPAILILDEPTVGVDVQTRHAIIDYLHKINDAGTTLVYTSHQLSEAEDLCNEVALIDDGQIIAQGGLDSLMEKYSQPTLEGLFLNLTGKQYRD, encoded by the coding sequence ATGGCAGATTTAGCGGTAGATATACAAAACCTCAACTTCAGTTATACTGAAGATGCAGGGGTGCATTTTGCCGGGCTGAATCTGCAAATACCCAAAGGCGAACGCTTTGGCATCTTCGGCCCAAATGGTGCCGGTAAAACTACCTTGATGAGTTTGATGACCGGTTTGATATCTGCCGAAAGCGGAAGTATTAAGTTACTGGGTCAACCCATTGGGATTAAAAAAGATAAGGCAGTTAATAAGCTGTTTGGCTTCGTTCCACAGGATTTTTCTTTTTACCAGGAACTGAGTCCGGCCGAAAATTTAGAGTTTTTCGGTGCATGGGCAGGCCTGACTAAAAAACAAACCGACCAACGGACTACCGAATTACTGGAAGTGCTGGGCTTGCAGGATGTACGGAACCAACCCGTAGAGAAATTTTCGGGCGGGATGAAACGCCGCGTAAACCTGGCGATAGGCGTAATCCATAACCCGGCTATTTTGATTCTGGATGAACCTACGGTAGGAGTGGACGTGCAAACCCGCCATGCCATTATCGATTATCTGCATAAAATTAATGATGCCGGTACTACACTGGTTTATACCTCGCACCAGTTAAGCGAAGCCGAAGATTTGTGTAATGAAGTAGCCTTGATAGACGACGGCCAGATCATTGCCCAGGGCGGCTTGGATAGCTTGATGGAAAAATACAGTCAGCCAACTTTAGAAGGCTTGTTTTTAAATTTAACCGGCAAACAATACCGCGATTGA
- a CDS encoding BtrH N-terminal domain-containing protein, translating to MKVDFVHRQSAHCESGVTSSLLQNIGAAKITEPLAFGMGAGLFFAYIPLIKVNNGPAIAFRTFPGLIFKRTCKALGIPIVRKKFNSKAEAEKYLQDALVAGSPVGCQVGVYYLSYFPREYRFHFNAHNLIVFGKEDDNYLISDPIMEFPTTLTTYELERVRFAKGALAPKGQIYYPAKHVDITDDTIRKAIKNGIKLNVNNMLNIPGWFAGVDGIKFTGGRIKKWRNSLGLEKAGLYLAQLVRMQEEIGTGGGGFRYMYGAFLQEAHAFLPNDELLKSSEKFTETGDLWRTSAVLAAGIYKGRLGSQADFNQMGDYLMEIAEIERKAFTELKNIKW from the coding sequence ATGAAAGTTGATTTTGTACACCGCCAGTCTGCACATTGCGAATCAGGTGTTACTTCGAGTTTATTACAAAATATTGGTGCTGCAAAAATAACCGAGCCGCTGGCCTTTGGCATGGGTGCCGGTTTGTTTTTCGCCTACATCCCGCTCATAAAAGTTAATAACGGCCCGGCTATTGCATTCCGCACATTTCCGGGGTTGATATTTAAACGTACCTGCAAGGCGCTGGGTATTCCCATCGTTCGCAAAAAATTCAATTCGAAAGCTGAAGCCGAGAAATATTTGCAGGATGCCTTAGTCGCTGGAAGCCCTGTGGGTTGCCAGGTTGGTGTTTATTACCTTTCGTATTTCCCGCGCGAGTACCGTTTTCATTTCAATGCCCATAACTTAATTGTTTTTGGCAAGGAAGATGACAATTACCTCATCAGTGACCCGATTATGGAGTTCCCGACCACGTTGACCACTTACGAGTTGGAACGGGTACGTTTTGCCAAAGGCGCATTGGCGCCTAAAGGGCAAATCTATTACCCGGCTAAACATGTAGATATTACGGACGATACTATCCGCAAGGCTATTAAAAATGGCATCAAGCTCAACGTAAATAATATGCTGAACATACCCGGCTGGTTTGCCGGTGTTGATGGAATTAAGTTTACCGGAGGCCGCATTAAAAAATGGCGCAACAGTTTAGGGTTAGAGAAAGCAGGCTTGTATTTAGCCCAGTTGGTGCGTATGCAGGAAGAGATTGGTACAGGTGGCGGCGGTTTCCGTTATATGTATGGTGCCTTTTTGCAGGAAGCACATGCTTTTCTACCAAACGACGAATTATTAAAAAGTTCAGAAAAATTTACAGAGACAGGTGACCTTTGGCGCACTTCGGCCGTATTAGCTGCAGGGATCTATAAAGGGCGATTAGGTTCGCAGGCAGATTTTAACCAGATGGGCGACTATCTGATGGAGATTGCCGAAATTGAACGTAAAGCTTTTACTGAACTGAAAAATATAAAATGGTAA